Genomic window (Nitrosophilus kaiyonis):
AATTCCAAAGAAGATAGAGTTTTTATATCACTATTTTTAAAATCTTTTTTGTTATTTGTGATTATAAATTTACAATCTTCTTTTTTTGCACAAACATATTGTAAAGCATCTTCAAAATCTAAAAATTTCTTATTTTTACAGAGAATTATTACTATATCTAAATCTGCTTTATCAATATATACAATTTTATAAATTTTTAAAAGATTTTCTATGATATTTAAAACATTTTCAAACTCTAATTTATATCTATTTTTTAGGATATAAAAAATATTGGTTATCATATCTGAACTGATATAAAGTTCATACTCTTTTTCTAATAAATATTTTATTATCTCTTTAGAATATATATGATTTTTTCTATCTTTAGAAAAGATATCTAAAATAATATTTGCATCAATAAAAATTCTCATATTAATTCTTGGATTTTTTTATCTTTAAAAATATCTTTTTCAATTATATCTGAAATATCTTCTAATGCTTTTAATTTTTCATTTTTTGAAATAGCCTCTTTTTTTAGAAAACTCTCTACTGCATTATATACAATTTGACTCTTTTTTTGATTAGTTTTTTTAGAAAAATCCTCTATCATATCTACAATATATTTTGGCAATGTAAAAGTTACTCTAACCCTTTTTGTTTTATCAACTAAAGTTGCCATGAATTCTCCTAAAG
Coding sequences:
- a CDS encoding type II toxin-antitoxin system VapC family toxin, whose protein sequence is MRIFIDANIILDIFSKDRKNHIYSKEIIKYLLEKEYELYISSDMITNIFYILKNRYKLEFENVLNIIENLLKIYKIVYIDKADLDIVIILCKNKKFLDFEDALQYVCAKKEDCKFIITNNKKDFKNSDIKTLSSLELFKKIDNF
- a CDS encoding ribbon-helix-helix domain-containing protein; its protein translation is MATLVDKTKRVRVTFTLPKYIVDMIEDFSKKTNQKKSQIVYNAVESFLKKEAISKNEKLKALEDISDIIEKDIFKDKKIQELI